From a region of the Agromyces ramosus genome:
- a CDS encoding DHA2 family efflux MFS transporter permease subunit, giving the protein MDRRTRVLIVAIVVSFIAFLDGAVINVALPSIAEELGGGLALQQWAVDAYLLTLGSLILLAGSLSDSFGRLRIIRIGLYGFAATSVMCAVAVDGVMLVIARAMQGAAGALLVPSSLALIIATFPSAEQGKAIGRWTAWTTSAFLVGPLLGGVLVDLVSWRLVFWINLLPIAVALVLLHRLGRDERNLDRERIDWIGAALGIVGLGGTVFALIEQGRYGWSSPVVLVPLIVGIVSLGVFLWWERRTPQPMLPLSLFHARNFAAGNLATLFIYAAFALGPFAITIFLQEAAGFSATFAGLATLPPTIMLVLLGSWFGGLSSRFGPRIFMTVGPLVVAAGFLMTLAVQQDLNYWTQFLPGIAVFGLGMAMTVAPLTAAILGAIDPARAGIGSAVNNAVARIAGLVAIALIGVIVGTQLDVAGYHRVAIATAAFLVVGGIVSWIGIRNPAPEERATTADREAPPQSASAAHPPAQPRSSD; this is encoded by the coding sequence ATGGACCGCCGCACCCGCGTGCTCATCGTCGCGATCGTCGTCTCGTTCATCGCCTTCCTCGACGGCGCCGTCATCAATGTCGCGCTGCCCTCGATCGCCGAGGAGCTCGGCGGCGGGCTCGCCCTGCAGCAGTGGGCGGTCGACGCGTACCTGCTCACCCTCGGCTCGCTGATCCTGCTCGCGGGCTCGCTCTCGGATTCGTTCGGCCGGCTCCGCATCATCCGCATCGGCCTCTACGGGTTCGCCGCCACCTCGGTGATGTGCGCGGTCGCGGTCGACGGCGTCATGCTGGTGATCGCACGTGCCATGCAGGGTGCGGCGGGCGCACTGCTCGTGCCGAGCTCGCTCGCGCTCATCATCGCCACGTTCCCCTCCGCGGAACAGGGCAAGGCGATCGGACGCTGGACCGCGTGGACGACGAGCGCCTTCCTCGTCGGACCCCTCCTCGGCGGCGTCCTGGTCGACCTCGTGTCCTGGCGCCTGGTGTTCTGGATCAACCTGCTGCCCATCGCCGTCGCGCTCGTGCTGCTGCACCGGCTCGGCCGCGACGAGCGGAACCTCGATCGTGAGCGCATCGACTGGATCGGCGCCGCACTCGGCATCGTCGGGCTCGGCGGCACGGTGTTCGCGCTCATCGAGCAGGGCCGCTACGGCTGGAGTTCACCGGTCGTGCTCGTCCCGCTCATCGTGGGCATCGTCTCGCTCGGCGTCTTCCTCTGGTGGGAGCGTCGCACGCCGCAGCCGATGCTGCCGTTGAGCCTCTTCCACGCGCGCAACTTCGCCGCGGGGAACCTCGCGACGCTGTTCATCTACGCGGCGTTCGCGCTCGGTCCGTTCGCGATCACGATCTTCCTCCAGGAGGCCGCCGGCTTCTCGGCCACGTTCGCCGGACTCGCGACACTGCCGCCCACGATCATGCTCGTCCTCCTCGGTTCCTGGTTCGGCGGGCTCTCGAGCCGGTTCGGGCCGCGGATCTTCATGACCGTCGGTCCGCTCGTCGTGGCGGCCGGATTCCTCATGACCCTCGCCGTGCAGCAGGACCTGAACTACTGGACGCAGTTCCTCCCGGGCATCGCCGTCTTCGGGCTGGGCATGGCGATGACCGTCGCGCCCCTCACCGCGGCGATCCTCGGGGCCATCGATCCAGCCCGGGCGGGCATCGGCTCGGCGGTGAACAACGCCGTGGCGCGCATCGCCGGACTCGTGGCGATCGCACTCATCGGCGTCATCGTCGGAACCCAGCTCGATGTGGCCGGGTACCACCGGGTCGCCATCGCGACCGCCGCGTTCCTCGTCGTCGGCGGGATCGTGTCGTGGATCGGGATCCGCAACCCGGCGCCGGAGGAACGGGCGACGACGGCGGACCGCGAGGCACCGCCGCAATCAGCGTCAGCAGCGCATCCACCGGCTCAGCCGCGTTCGAGCGACTGA
- a CDS encoding D-alanyl-D-alanine carboxypeptidase family protein produces MTESLDRDARRRVYRRRRIAVFGSLAVVIALVTSGGVYTANTLGAPIPAAAPVVTDPAPVAAAAQPLSLPGFGSYAVGAVGFDGLLAAGNEATPMATASITKVITALVVLEAHPIAAGEGGPEITYTEADVDIYWDMVAQNGSVAPVEAGATLSLRESLAAMLLPSGNNYSISIVNWAFGSTDAFLERARAWLAEQGLANTQIADSSGLSLANVSTAADLVRLGELALADPVVAELVATPAVDVPELGTLKNGNKLLGSHGVDGIKTGTTDDAANLLFSADVPVGSSSVTVVGVLLGGVTHNVLNDAIAALLDSIAPGFHEVTPLEADQALAEYATPWGETARARTADGASVIVWSDTPVDVEVRADPVTVASRGQQVGTAIVHAGSQEISVPLVLDAALEDPGTWWRLANPGALDAPVAQSGSE; encoded by the coding sequence ATGACTGAATCGCTCGATCGCGACGCCCGCCGCCGTGTCTACCGCCGCCGTCGCATCGCGGTGTTCGGTTCCCTCGCCGTCGTCATCGCCCTCGTGACGAGCGGCGGCGTCTACACCGCGAACACCCTCGGCGCGCCGATCCCCGCTGCCGCACCCGTCGTCACCGACCCGGCTCCCGTCGCGGCCGCGGCGCAGCCGCTCAGCCTGCCGGGCTTCGGCAGCTACGCGGTCGGCGCGGTGGGCTTCGACGGCCTCCTGGCCGCGGGCAACGAGGCGACGCCGATGGCCACGGCGAGCATCACCAAGGTCATCACGGCGCTCGTCGTGCTCGAGGCGCATCCGATCGCCGCAGGCGAGGGCGGACCCGAGATCACCTACACCGAGGCCGACGTCGACATCTACTGGGACATGGTCGCCCAGAACGGTTCCGTCGCGCCCGTCGAGGCCGGTGCGACGCTGTCGCTTCGTGAGAGCCTCGCGGCGATGCTCCTACCCTCAGGCAACAACTACTCGATCTCGATCGTGAACTGGGCGTTCGGCTCGACCGACGCGTTCCTCGAGCGCGCGCGCGCCTGGCTCGCCGAGCAGGGTCTCGCGAACACGCAGATCGCCGACTCGAGCGGACTGTCGCTTGCGAACGTCAGCACGGCCGCCGACCTCGTGCGGCTCGGCGAGCTCGCACTCGCCGACCCGGTCGTCGCCGAGCTCGTCGCCACCCCCGCGGTCGACGTGCCCGAACTCGGCACGTTGAAGAACGGCAACAAGCTCCTGGGCAGTCACGGTGTCGACGGCATCAAGACCGGAACGACCGACGACGCGGCGAACCTGCTGTTCTCCGCAGACGTGCCGGTCGGCTCGTCGTCCGTCACGGTCGTGGGCGTGCTGCTCGGGGGCGTCACCCACAACGTGCTCAACGACGCGATCGCCGCGCTCCTCGACTCCATCGCGCCCGGCTTCCACGAGGTCACGCCGCTCGAGGCCGACCAGGCCCTCGCGGAGTACGCCACCCCGTGGGGCGAGACGGCGCGTGCACGCACCGCCGACGGGGCATCCGTCATCGTCTGGAGCGACACACCGGTCGACGTCGAGGTGCGTGCCGACCCGGTCACGGTCGCTTCGCGCGGCCAGCAGGTCGGCACCGCGATCGTGCACGCCGGGTCGCAGGAGATCTCGGTGCCGCTCGTGCTCGACGCGGCGCTCGAAGATCCGGGCACCTGGTGGCGCCTCGCGAACCCCGGTGCGCTCGACGCGCCCGTGGCTCAGTCCGGCAGCGAGTAG
- a CDS encoding VIT1/CCC1 transporter family protein, which yields MDDVQPNRSAADRARWRRYLADERAEAAVYRELAGRREGEEREILLALAAAEGRHEAHWLALLGDDDSRTPRADLRTRMLGALARRFGSIFVLALAQRAEARSPYATEPDATPAMAADERIHGEVVRGLAARGRRRLAGTFRAAVFGANDGLVSNLALVLGIGATGVPSSVVLFTGIAGLLAGALSMGAGEYVSVRSQRELLEASAPDPTAREALVDLDVDANELALVYRARGMAEQEAIEHAALMVARVQAAGRVATPTDALAVASHDDEAVGTGMSAAISSFLFFASGALIPVLPYLFGMDGTAAIVTAAVLVSMALLVTGAIVGLLSGASPLKRALRQLAIGLGAAAVTYLLGLAFGASIV from the coding sequence ATGGACGACGTGCAGCCGAATCGATCGGCGGCCGATCGCGCGCGATGGCGCCGATACCTCGCCGACGAACGCGCCGAGGCCGCGGTCTACCGGGAGCTCGCCGGCAGGCGCGAGGGCGAGGAGCGCGAGATCCTCCTCGCGCTCGCCGCGGCCGAGGGCCGCCACGAGGCGCACTGGCTCGCGCTGCTCGGCGACGACGACTCGCGTACGCCCCGCGCAGACCTCCGTACCCGCATGCTCGGCGCGCTCGCCCGACGCTTCGGCTCGATCTTCGTGCTCGCGCTCGCGCAGCGCGCGGAGGCACGTTCGCCCTACGCGACCGAGCCCGATGCCACCCCGGCGATGGCCGCCGATGAGCGGATTCACGGCGAGGTCGTCCGCGGGCTCGCGGCTCGCGGGCGACGCCGGCTCGCGGGCACCTTCCGCGCGGCGGTGTTCGGCGCGAACGACGGCCTCGTCTCGAACCTCGCCCTCGTGCTCGGCATCGGCGCGACGGGCGTGCCGAGCTCCGTGGTGCTGTTCACCGGCATCGCCGGCCTGCTCGCCGGCGCGCTCTCGATGGGCGCGGGCGAGTACGTCTCGGTGCGATCGCAACGCGAGCTGCTCGAGGCATCCGCTCCCGATCCGACCGCTCGCGAGGCGCTCGTCGACCTCGACGTCGACGCGAACGAGCTCGCGCTCGTCTACCGCGCGCGCGGCATGGCCGAGCAGGAGGCCATCGAGCACGCTGCGCTCATGGTCGCCAGGGTGCAGGCCGCCGGCCGGGTGGCGACGCCGACCGATGCGCTCGCCGTGGCCTCGCACGACGACGAGGCCGTGGGCACGGGCATGTCTGCCGCGATCTCGAGCTTCCTCTTCTTCGCGTCCGGCGCGCTCATCCCGGTGCTGCCGTACCTCTTCGGCATGGACGGAACCGCTGCGATCGTGACGGCGGCGGTGCTCGTCAGCATGGCGCTGCTCGTGACCGGCGCCATCGTCGGGCTGCTCTCGGGCGCGTCACCGCTGAAGCGGGCGCTGCGCCAGCTCGCGATCGGCCTCGGTGCGGCGGCCGTCACCTACCTGCTCGGCCTCGCGTTCGGCGCCTCGATCGTCTAG
- a CDS encoding DEAD/DEAH box helicase, producing MSTATPSGPQPGTSAAEHLPPSFPERAAWGTASKLRAWQAEALERYLEQMPQDFLAAATPGAGKTTFALRLAAELRARRVIDRITVVAPTDHLKRQWADAAARAGIRLDPGFRNSHGRSARHFHGVAVTYAQVAMRPALHRELTLSGRTLVILDEVHHGGDTLSWGDAIREAFEPAAKRLSLTGTPFRSDTAPIPFVHYEPDAEGVRLSKTDYDYGYGRALADGVVRPVLFMVYAGHMRWRTKAGDEMEAKLGEDNTKDITSSAWRTALEPTGEWIPSVLQAADRRLTEVRHGIPDAGGLVIATDQSTARAYAKILEGICGEKVTVVLSDEKEASSRIEEFSGNTRRWMVAVRMVSEGVDVPRLAVGVYATSASTPLYFAQAIGRFVRARRRGETASVFLPNVPGLMALAAQLEVERDHALDRRSGDADDDGLDDSLLESANREERASEEAELGTWEAIGSDASFDRVLYDGTEFGTLAEPGSDEEFDFIGIPGILEPDQVSELLRHRQARQARRAGERRKHVVADENPEPVALYRTLKEQRSLLNSLVGLWARHTGEAHSQVHAELRRVCGGPPVAQATVTQLQARIELLRRRLGSR from the coding sequence GTGAGCACCGCGACCCCTTCCGGCCCCCAGCCGGGTACCTCGGCCGCCGAGCACCTGCCCCCCTCCTTCCCCGAGCGAGCCGCGTGGGGCACCGCGAGCAAGCTGCGCGCCTGGCAGGCTGAAGCGCTCGAACGCTACCTCGAGCAGATGCCGCAGGACTTCCTCGCCGCGGCGACCCCCGGGGCCGGCAAGACGACCTTCGCGCTCCGGCTCGCGGCCGAGCTCCGGGCCCGCCGCGTCATCGACCGCATCACGGTGGTCGCGCCCACCGACCACCTGAAACGTCAGTGGGCGGATGCCGCGGCGCGGGCCGGCATCCGTCTCGATCCCGGGTTCCGCAACTCCCACGGCCGCAGCGCACGCCACTTCCACGGCGTCGCCGTGACCTACGCGCAGGTCGCCATGCGGCCCGCGCTGCACCGCGAGCTCACGCTCTCGGGCCGCACGCTCGTGATCCTCGACGAGGTGCACCACGGCGGCGACACGCTCTCGTGGGGCGACGCGATCCGCGAGGCGTTCGAGCCGGCGGCGAAGCGGCTCTCGCTCACGGGCACCCCGTTCCGCTCCGACACCGCGCCGATCCCGTTCGTGCACTACGAGCCCGACGCGGAGGGCGTGCGGCTCTCGAAGACCGACTACGACTACGGCTACGGCCGCGCCCTCGCCGACGGCGTCGTGCGCCCCGTGCTCTTCATGGTCTACGCCGGCCACATGCGGTGGCGCACGAAGGCCGGCGACGAGATGGAGGCGAAGCTCGGCGAAGACAACACCAAGGACATCACCTCGTCGGCGTGGCGCACCGCGCTCGAACCGACCGGCGAGTGGATCCCCTCGGTGCTGCAGGCCGCCGATCGCAGGCTCACCGAGGTCCGGCACGGCATCCCCGATGCGGGCGGGCTCGTCATCGCGACCGACCAGTCGACCGCGCGCGCGTACGCGAAGATCCTCGAGGGAATCTGCGGCGAGAAGGTCACGGTCGTGCTCTCCGACGAGAAGGAGGCGAGCTCGCGCATCGAGGAGTTCTCGGGCAACACCCGCCGCTGGATGGTCGCGGTGCGCATGGTCTCCGAGGGCGTCGACGTGCCGCGGCTCGCCGTGGGCGTCTACGCGACGAGCGCCTCGACGCCGCTGTACTTCGCGCAGGCGATCGGCCGCTTCGTGCGTGCCCGACGCCGTGGTGAGACGGCGTCGGTCTTCCTGCCGAACGTGCCGGGGCTGATGGCGCTCGCGGCGCAGCTCGAGGTCGAGCGCGACCACGCCCTCGACCGCCGCAGTGGCGACGCCGATGACGACGGGCTCGACGACAGTCTCCTCGAGTCGGCGAACCGTGAAGAGCGAGCGTCCGAGGAGGCCGAGCTGGGCACGTGGGAGGCGATCGGGTCGGATGCCTCCTTCGATCGCGTGCTCTACGACGGCACCGAGTTCGGCACCCTCGCCGAGCCCGGCAGCGATGAGGAGTTCGACTTCATCGGCATCCCGGGCATCCTCGAACCCGACCAGGTCTCCGAACTGCTGCGTCATCGCCAGGCCCGGCAAGCGCGCCGGGCGGGGGAGCGACGCAAGCACGTGGTCGCCGATGAGAACCCCGAGCCCGTCGCGCTCTACCGAACGCTCAAAGAGCAGCGATCGCTGCTGAACAGCCTCGTCGGGCTCTGGGCGCGGCACACGGGCGAAGCGCATTCGCAGGTGCACGCCGAGCTGCGGCGGGTGTGCGGAGGGCCGCCCGTCGCACAGGCGACCGTGACGCAACTGCAGGCCCGCATCGAGCTGCTGCGACGCCGTCTCGGAAGTCGCTGA
- a CDS encoding Lrp/AsnC family transcriptional regulator yields the protein MAQKPELDRVDRALLQALSTNARASGAALAAEVGVAESTVSLRLRRLQSLGTVRGYRVDVDLASLGVSLQALIAVRLVKHDRSEIDAFRGAVPHLPGVLGVFHMAGAEDYLIHVAARDAEELREFVLAHLTGHPAVAHTETNLIFEHVDGDGWNRLVAEPRP from the coding sequence ATGGCGCAGAAACCCGAACTCGACCGAGTCGACCGGGCGCTCCTCCAGGCCCTCTCCACGAACGCCCGTGCCTCGGGCGCCGCCCTCGCCGCCGAAGTCGGCGTCGCCGAGTCCACGGTATCGCTGCGGCTGCGGCGCCTGCAGAGCCTCGGCACGGTGCGCGGCTACCGGGTCGATGTCGACCTCGCCTCGCTCGGCGTATCGCTGCAGGCGCTCATCGCGGTGCGCCTCGTCAAGCACGATCGGAGCGAGATCGACGCGTTCCGAGGGGCGGTCCCGCACCTTCCCGGCGTGCTCGGGGTCTTCCACATGGCCGGCGCGGAGGACTACCTCATCCACGTCGCCGCCCGTGACGCCGAAGAGCTTCGCGAGTTCGTGCTGGCGCACCTCACGGGACATCCGGCGGTCGCCCACACCGAGACGAACCTCATCTTCGAGCACGTCGACGGCGACGGCTGGAACCGCCTCGTCGCCGAGCCCCGGCCCTAG
- a CDS encoding trans-sulfuration enzyme family protein — MQTSSSHLETRAVHGGMAGVRESGSHVPVIDFSTTNPLDSVETGGASYEELATGHDLGEGRSAVYQRLWQPGVARFEESLAGLEGTEGAVAFASGMAALAATLIATATAGRPHVVAVRPLYGGTDHVLASGLLGTEVTWADAAGVGAAIRPDTGLVIVETPANPTLELLDLRRIADAAGDVPLLVDNTFATPVLQRPVEHGATLVLHSATKYLGGHGDVMGGVVAGDQAWVERLRQVRALTGGLLHPMAAYLLHRGLRTLPLRVRAQQATAAELAQRLVAHPAIAKVHYPGLPGQDPAGLLGTQFDGPGSIIAIELAGGYDAAVRFTESCELITHAVSLGGVDSLVQHPASLTHRPVAGDAKPGAAVVRLSIGLEHVDDLTDDLMSALDAAAELGGLRPRSVRVHEAPDAAGAREREDSPAR; from the coding sequence ATGCAGACATCGTCGTCGCACCTCGAGACCCGCGCCGTGCACGGCGGCATGGCGGGCGTCCGAGAGAGCGGATCCCACGTTCCCGTCATCGACTTCTCCACCACGAACCCGCTCGATTCCGTCGAGACCGGCGGTGCCTCCTATGAAGAGCTCGCGACCGGCCACGACCTCGGCGAGGGCCGCTCCGCGGTGTACCAGCGCCTGTGGCAGCCCGGCGTCGCGCGATTCGAGGAATCGCTCGCGGGCCTCGAGGGCACCGAGGGCGCCGTCGCGTTCGCGAGCGGAATGGCTGCGCTCGCCGCGACGCTCATCGCCACTGCCACCGCCGGACGGCCGCATGTCGTCGCCGTGCGCCCGCTCTACGGCGGCACCGACCACGTGCTCGCGAGCGGGCTGCTCGGAACCGAGGTGACCTGGGCGGATGCCGCCGGCGTCGGCGCCGCCATCCGGCCCGACACCGGCCTCGTGATCGTCGAGACCCCCGCGAACCCCACGCTCGAACTCCTCGACCTCCGCCGCATCGCCGACGCAGCGGGCGACGTGCCACTGCTCGTCGACAACACCTTCGCCACGCCGGTGCTGCAGCGTCCGGTCGAGCACGGCGCGACGCTCGTGCTGCACAGCGCGACGAAGTACCTCGGCGGCCACGGTGACGTCATGGGCGGCGTCGTCGCCGGCGATCAGGCATGGGTCGAGCGCCTCCGACAGGTCAGGGCGCTGACCGGCGGGCTGCTGCACCCGATGGCCGCCTACCTCCTGCACCGCGGACTCCGCACGCTCCCCCTTCGAGTCCGCGCGCAGCAGGCGACCGCAGCTGAGCTCGCCCAGCGCCTCGTCGCACACCCGGCGATCGCGAAGGTGCACTATCCGGGCCTGCCCGGCCAGGACCCGGCGGGCCTGTTGGGCACCCAGTTCGATGGCCCCGGCTCCATCATCGCGATCGAGCTCGCGGGCGGCTACGACGCCGCTGTGCGCTTCACCGAGTCGTGCGAGCTCATCACGCACGCCGTCTCGCTCGGCGGTGTCGATTCCCTCGTGCAGCACCCGGCGTCGCTCACGCATCGGCCGGTCGCCGGCGACGCGAAGCCCGGCGCCGCGGTCGTTCGGCTCTCGATCGGACTCGAGCACGTCGACGACCTCACCGACGACCTGATGTCGGCTCTCGATGCCGCCGCAGAGCTCGGCGGGCTGCGACCGCGCTCCGTACGGGTTCACGAGGCTCCGGATGCCGCGGGCGCGCGTGAGCGGGAGGACTCACCGGCTCGCTGA
- a CDS encoding SGNH/GDSL hydrolase family protein, whose amino-acid sequence MVTQQHPWSRYVALGDSFTEGIGDPEPTVPGGHRGWADRVAEVLGRGADDFAYANLAVRGKLIQQIIDEQIEPALALRPDLITISAGGNDVIRPGTDPDEIAARFEYAIERLSRDRATIVIFTGVDVGFSPVFRGIRGKVAIYNENLRTIAAKYDCIVADQWALTAIQDQRMWAPDRLHLNALGHHTVARMVLAALNVENDLEPLKPEPLPTSTWRQARVEDISWAREYLVPWVLRRVRHQSSGDFVSAKRPDAGPYSLPD is encoded by the coding sequence ATGGTCACGCAGCAACATCCCTGGTCGCGCTATGTCGCCCTCGGCGACTCGTTCACCGAGGGCATCGGCGATCCCGAACCCACCGTGCCAGGCGGCCACCGCGGCTGGGCCGATCGCGTCGCCGAGGTGCTCGGCCGGGGCGCCGACGACTTCGCGTACGCGAACCTGGCGGTGCGGGGCAAGCTCATCCAGCAGATCATCGACGAGCAGATCGAGCCCGCGCTGGCGTTGCGCCCCGACCTCATCACGATCTCGGCGGGCGGCAATGACGTCATCCGTCCCGGCACCGACCCCGACGAGATCGCCGCGCGCTTCGAGTACGCGATCGAACGGCTCTCACGTGACCGCGCGACGATCGTGATCTTCACGGGCGTCGACGTCGGGTTCTCGCCCGTGTTCCGCGGCATCCGCGGCAAGGTGGCGATCTACAACGAGAACCTCCGCACGATCGCGGCGAAGTACGACTGCATCGTCGCCGACCAGTGGGCGCTCACCGCGATTCAGGACCAGCGCATGTGGGCGCCCGACCGCCTGCACCTGAACGCACTCGGCCACCACACCGTCGCGCGCATGGTGCTCGCCGCCCTCAACGTCGAGAACGACCTCGAGCCGCTGAAGCCCGAACCGCTGCCGACGAGCACGTGGCGCCAGGCGCGCGTCGAAGACATCTCGTGGGCTCGCGAGTATCTCGTGCCGTGGGTGCTGCGGCGCGTGCGGCACCAGTCGTCGGGCGACTTCGTGTCGGCGAAGCGGCCCGACGCCGGCCCCTACTCGCTGCCGGACTGA
- a CDS encoding TrmH family RNA methyltransferase: protein MHIERVRDAASDAVADYARLTDVTLRSTHEPEQGLYIAESAKVIRRAIDAGHRPRSVLMEEKWLAGLEPSLARFDVPVHLADPDQLEAITGYRVHRGALAAFERPVQPDPEQLLATARRVVVLEDIVDHTNVGAIFRSVAALGADAVLVSPRCADPLYRRSVRVSMGTVFQVPWTRLPEWPEAARMLHASGFSIAALALADGAVSLRSLAADPPERLALVFGAEGDGLSRTALESADHIVTIPMAGGVDSLNVAAAAAVVLYALAVDEEPPHD from the coding sequence ATGCACATCGAACGAGTCCGCGACGCGGCATCCGACGCCGTGGCCGATTACGCCCGGCTCACCGACGTGACCCTGCGCAGTACCCACGAGCCCGAGCAGGGTCTCTACATCGCGGAATCGGCCAAGGTGATCCGCCGCGCGATCGACGCCGGACACCGTCCGCGCTCGGTGCTGATGGAAGAGAAATGGCTCGCGGGGCTCGAGCCGTCGCTCGCGCGGTTCGACGTGCCCGTGCACCTCGCCGACCCCGACCAGCTCGAGGCGATCACCGGATACCGGGTGCACCGTGGCGCCCTCGCCGCCTTCGAACGGCCCGTCCAGCCCGACCCCGAGCAACTGCTCGCGACGGCACGTCGCGTCGTCGTGCTCGAGGACATCGTCGACCACACCAACGTGGGAGCCATCTTCCGTTCGGTCGCCGCGCTCGGCGCCGACGCCGTGCTCGTGAGTCCGCGGTGCGCCGACCCGCTCTACCGGCGCAGCGTGCGCGTGAGCATGGGCACGGTGTTCCAGGTGCCGTGGACCAGGCTCCCCGAGTGGCCAGAGGCCGCACGGATGCTCCACGCCTCGGGGTTCTCGATCGCCGCCTTGGCCCTGGCCGACGGTGCGGTGTCGCTTCGTTCGCTCGCCGCCGACCCGCCCGAGCGCCTCGCGCTCGTGTTCGGGGCCGAGGGAGACGGATTGTCGCGCACCGCCCTCGAGTCCGCCGACCACATCGTGACCATCCCCATGGCCGGTGGCGTCGATTCGCTGAACGTCGCGGCCGCCGCCGCGGTCGTGCTCTACGCCCTCGCCGTCGACGAGGAGCCGCCCCATGACTGA
- a CDS encoding NAD-dependent protein deacetylase: MRGAEVAVLTGAGVSTDSGIPDYRGEGAPVRTPMTVQAFLASERSRKRYWAGSHLGWRTFGSAQPNAGHFALARMEAAGNVNGVITQNVDGLHRRAGSRHVVELHGGMDRVLCVSCGQHYARQAIAERLAELNPAIDLDTAIRPAPDGDVEVDDVDAMTIPACTVCGGILKPDVVFFGEFVPTDTFQAAASLVRGADVLLVAGSSLVVNSGMRLIELARRNKLPIVVVNRGITKGDSRAAVKIDAGASETLVAMAAALGA, encoded by the coding sequence ATGCGCGGTGCCGAGGTCGCGGTGCTCACGGGCGCCGGCGTCTCGACCGACTCGGGCATCCCCGACTACCGCGGCGAGGGCGCCCCGGTGCGCACCCCGATGACGGTGCAGGCCTTCCTCGCCTCCGAGCGTTCGCGCAAACGGTATTGGGCGGGCAGCCACCTCGGGTGGCGCACCTTCGGCAGTGCGCAGCCGAACGCCGGGCACTTCGCGCTGGCCAGAATGGAGGCTGCGGGCAACGTCAACGGCGTCATCACGCAGAACGTCGACGGCCTGCACCGTCGGGCCGGCAGCCGGCATGTCGTCGAGCTCCACGGCGGAATGGACCGCGTGCTGTGCGTCAGCTGCGGCCAGCACTACGCGCGCCAGGCGATCGCCGAGCGACTCGCCGAGCTGAACCCCGCGATCGATCTCGACACCGCCATCCGCCCCGCGCCCGACGGCGATGTCGAGGTCGACGACGTCGACGCGATGACGATCCCGGCCTGCACGGTGTGCGGCGGCATCCTGAAGCCCGACGTGGTCTTCTTCGGCGAATTCGTGCCGACCGACACCTTCCAGGCCGCCGCCTCGCTCGTGCGCGGCGCCGACGTGCTCCTCGTCGCGGGCTCCTCGCTCGTCGTCAACTCGGGCATGCGGCTCATCGAGCTGGCCCGCCGCAACAAGCTGCCGATCGTCGTCGTGAACCGCGGCATCACGAAGGGCGACAGTCGCGCCGCGGTGAAGATCGACGCGGGTGCGAGCGAGACGCTCGTGGCGATGGCCGCAGCGCTCGGCGCGTGA
- a CDS encoding DUF3097 domain-containing protein, whose protein sequence is MPATPHDASRNDPHDRYGGDVLAGDWKARGRRTIPTVEAERDLVVELAENGFCGAIVRLEKGIVTLEDRFGNTRIFPLGHGFLVDGAAVQLVAPKPKAPAGRLRTASGSFAVDSTPARVALPSRIFVEGRHDAELVEKVWGTDLRVEGVVVEYLQGVDVLGDVLTDFRPGPGRRAGVLVDHLVAGSKEQRIADAVMRGPHAAHVLVVGHPFIDIWQSVKPARLGRDAWPVIPRGTEWKHGVCEAFGWPHAEQADIARAWQHILGRVRGYGDLEPALLGRVEELIDFVTAPAPR, encoded by the coding sequence GTGCCCGCGACACCTCACGACGCCTCCCGCAACGACCCGCACGACCGCTACGGCGGCGACGTGCTCGCCGGCGACTGGAAGGCCCGCGGGCGACGCACCATCCCCACCGTCGAGGCCGAGCGAGACCTCGTCGTCGAACTCGCCGAGAACGGCTTCTGCGGGGCGATCGTGCGGCTCGAGAAGGGCATCGTCACCCTTGAAGACCGCTTCGGCAACACGCGCATCTTCCCGCTCGGCCACGGCTTCCTCGTCGATGGCGCGGCCGTGCAGCTCGTGGCGCCGAAGCCCAAGGCGCCCGCCGGGCGGCTTCGCACGGCATCCGGATCGTTCGCCGTCGACTCGACGCCCGCGCGCGTGGCGCTGCCGAGTCGCATCTTCGTCGAGGGACGCCACGACGCCGAGCTCGTCGAGAAGGTCTGGGGCACCGACCTCAGGGTCGAGGGCGTCGTCGTCGAGTACCTCCAGGGCGTCGACGTGCTCGGCGACGTGCTCACCGACTTCCGGCCCGGACCCGGGCGACGCGCCGGAGTGCTCGTCGACCACCTCGTCGCCGGCTCGAAGGAGCAGCGCATCGCCGACGCCGTGATGCGCGGCCCGCACGCCGCGCACGTGCTCGTGGTGGGGCATCCGTTCATCGACATCTGGCAGTCGGTGAAGCCCGCGCGCCTCGGCAGGGATGCCTGGCCGGTCATCCCCCGGGGTACCGAGTGGAAGCACGGCGTGTGCGAGGCGTTCGGCTGGCCGCACGCCGAGCAGGCCGACATCGCGCGTGCGTGGCAGCACATCCTGGGCCGCGTGCGCGGCTACGGCGACCTCGAGCCGGCGCTCCTCGGTCGCGTCGAGGAGCTCATCGACTTCGTCACCGCTCCGGCCCCGCGCTGA